The following proteins come from a genomic window of Aspergillus oryzae RIB40 DNA, chromosome 4:
- a CDS encoding cytochrome P450 (cytochrome P450 CYP2 subfamily) yields the protein MMLVVSLLLGLTGLYIIRWTLGERKTLKRLPPGPTSKPVIGNLLDLPSPGTPDWLHWLKHKELYGPISSVTIFGQTIVILNDRQTVIDLMEKRSGLHSSRPQLPIAEITDWDDTLGLIPYNSRFRAYRKALHQEMGTPASILKYHDIIDMETHRLLFRILENPEDLVQHIRKEAGSIILRVGYGYVTEPHARDPLVDLVDKAMEDFSQLVLPGAWLVNFIPMLKYLPSWFPGNGWQETAKAYKKRVTAMRDVPYTFVQRQIKKQNHVPSYVSSLLEQGNVEPGSEEEIVAKWSAQSLYGGGAETSVSSLACFFQAMVLNPNVQKRAQEEIDRVVGTSRLPDMSDRENLPYINAVVKEVLRWHPVTPLGVTHAASEDDTYNGYFIPKGSILVSNIWAIAHDPELYHDATEFKPERFLGVNGRTPEYDPHLLSFGFGRRICPGQHLAAANLYLAIARSLAVFDITHLVKNGKEVPVTPEFTTGIISHPAPFELSIRVRSPEHEKLIRAVEKSYPWEKSHAEELQLKI from the exons ATGATGCTTGTAGTCAGCCTCCTCTTGGGCCTCACTGGTCTTTATATTATCCGATGGACACtaggagaaaggaagaccCTGAAGAGGCTCCCACCGGGGCCTACATCAAAACCTGTTATTGGCAACCTTTTGGATCTGCCGTCACCGGGCACACCTGACTGGCTGCATTGGCTCAAGCATAAAGAGCTCTATG GCCCGATCAGCTCGGTAACGATCTTCGGACAAACAATCGTCATCCTGAACGACCGTCAAACGGTAATAGATCTCATGGAGAAGCGCTCCGGATTGCACTCTTCTAGGCCTCAGCTGCCTATCGCAGAAAT AACAGATTGGGATGATACACTGGGGTTGATCCCGTACAACAGTCGCTTCCGCGCATATCGGAAAGCGTTGCATCAGGAGATGGGCACTCCCGCTTCGATTTTAAAATACCACGATATCATCGATATGGAAACACACCGTCTACTCTTCCGTATACTCGAAAACCCGGAGGACCTGGTCCAGCACATCAGGAA GGAAGCTGGGTCCATTATCTTGAGAGTCGGATACGGTTATGTCACAGAACCACACGCGCGGGACCCTCTGGTTGACTTGGTCGACAAAGCGATGGAGGACTTTTCGCAACTGGTTCTTCCTGGGGCTTGGCTGGTGAACTTCATTCCGATGT TGAAATACCTACCCAGCTGGTTTCCAGGTAACGGTTGGCAAGAGACGGCAAAGGCTTACAAGAAAAGAGTAACAGCAATGAGGGACGTGCCTTACACGTTTGTCCAACGACagatcaagaagcagaaTCATGTACCGTCGTACGTGTCAAGTCTTCTGGAGCAAGGCAATGTAGAACCCGGGTCAGAGGAGGAGATCGTGGCGAAGTGGTCTGCCCAGTCGCTGTAcggcggaggagctgaaaCA AGTGTCTCTTCATTGGCATGTTTTTTCCAGGCTATGGTGTTGAACCCAAATGTGCAGAAGAGGGCCCAGGAGGAAATTGACCGCGTGGTGGGAACCAGTCGCCTACCCGACATGTCTGACCGTGAAAACCTGCCATATATAAATGCTGTGGTAAAGGAGGTGCTCCGATGGCATCCTGTAACTCCATTAGGAGTCACACATGCAGCAAGCGAGGACGACACTTACAATGGCTACTTCATCCCTAAGGGCTCGATCCTGGTATCGAACATCTG GGCGATTGCTCATGATCCAGAGCTATACCACGATGCGACCGAATTCAAGCCGGAGCGCTTCCTGGGTGTCAATGGGCGAACACCAGAGTATGATCCGCATTTACTCTCATTTGGATTTGGGCGTCGAATTTGTCCCGGTCAGCACCTGGCTGCTGCCAATCTTTACCTTGCCATTGCCCGCTCCCTGGCAGTGTTCGACATTACCCATCTGGtcaaaaatggaaaagaggTCCCCGTCACTCCCGAGTTTACGACGGGCATTATCAGTCATCCGGCTCCATTCGAGTTGAGCATTCGCGTCCGTAGCCCCGAACACGAGAAACTTATTCGGGCAGTTGAGAAGAGCTACCCATGGGAAAAAAGCCACGCGGAGGAACTTCAGCTGAAAATCTGA
- a CDS encoding uncharacterized protein (predicted protein), with translation MTYVLYIPLFISKSSIEKVFLCSNWAYLRLEDKLKPNQMFPYDDQDPDDTTGYTVDEYVKKLDREFGLVVCGFNDPARICIIWSPGGSHKSVGHIQVKYNGNWESKISTEYWVITHGEDDFQHLTNGNLVKMQAFKRG, from the exons ATGACTTACGTCTTGTACATTCCCCTGTTCATCTCTAAATCTAGTATAGAG AAAGTCTTCCTCTGCTCGAACTGGGCGTATCTTCGTCTTGAGGATAAACTTAAACCGAATCAGATGTTCCCGTACGACGATCAGGATCCTGATGATACCACCGGTTACACGGTTGACGAATatgtgaagaagttggatcGGGAATTTGGGCTGGTTGTTTGTGGCTTCAATGATCCTGCGAGG ATATGTATCATCTGGTCCCCCGGTGGAAGTCACAAATCCGTAGGTCATATCCAAGTCAAATACAACGGAAACTGGGAGAGCAAGATCTCAACTGAGTATTGGGTCATTACACATGGCGAGGATGATTTTCAGCACCTTACCAATGGGAACTTGGTGAAAATGCAAGCATTCAAGCGAGGATAG
- a CDS encoding uncharacterized protein (predicted protein): MALFGTARTPAIPEWITNAVVHTSAVLGPINQNLVSTSISDTSIGAATERPISVPLTNLVVMCSAASECSNSEKGYNCNTQAIVPLLFPTVEVYTCGWLIHGEQMP; this comes from the exons ATGGCCTTATTTGGCACCGCAAGAACCCCCGCAATCCCGGAGTGGATCACGAACGCAGTGGTTCATACAAGTGCTGTCCTTGGTCCAATCAATCAGAATTTGGTTTCCACTTCTATCTCCGATACTTCTATCGGTGCTGCCACAGAACGGCCAATCTCCGTACCACTCACAAATCTCGTAGTCATGTGTTCCGCAGCTAGTGAGTGCTCCAACAGCGAAAAGGGCTACAATTGCAA TACTCAGGCGATAGTACCACTCCTCTTTCCGACCGTCGAAGTGTATACCTGTGGATGGCTGATTCACGGCGAGCAAA TGCCATGA
- a CDS encoding uncharacterized protein (acetylcholinesterase/Butyrylcholinesterase) produces MWSWSPTIAFLWLVELLRPSWHTSGRILKTVVAIRNGTLVGVHNALYYQDFFLGIPYAQPPVDDLRYEHPQPLNESWEVPRQADSYGFWCHSAPLSLPGYTQDGFHHEEDEDCLTLNIVRPSGATPSSRLPVLVYIYGGGLQEGGSADQRYNMSFLVRESVKMDTPTIGVSFNYRVSGFGFLSGRAFNDSGLANLGLYDQRMALRWIQENIAAFGGDPTRVTIQGESSGALSVGYHLLAYDGRDDGLFRAAITQSGAPLSSAALIPVDDQERMYQDVLNATGCAAATESIKCLRAAPVEALKAAFQQKFFFPVMDGKFIADFPSNALKQGKFVKVPLLIGSNLNEGTGYIASGMFGAVNTPTELRSVITGFGAGEHLPNDTLDEIVNGYLQLPIREVRADLGTVLISPSSKHGSMYGYSTFYIGDYLVNAPKRYSAQMWAEYGAPVYSYLFAVVPNGLSPQILGAAHFQEVAFAFKNFDGVGFTAPPLRSFDSQTESQLRDVSRRMARMWLSFVGTLSPNNHQCRLLSYFFRSSCSPYVVPDLNIQWPVYQRRSPANLVLRLESTTVESDTWRSGIIQRIIDAFDEYKL; encoded by the coding sequence ATGTGGTCGTGGTCTCCGACTATCGCTTTTCTCTGGCTTGTAGAGTTGCTACGCCCCTCTTGGCACACAAGTGGTCGCATCTTGAAAACCGTCGTCGCGATCAGAAATGGAACTCTGGTTGGTGTACACAATGCCCTGTACTATCaggacttcttcctcggaaTTCCATATGCTCAGCCTCCAGTCGATGATTTACGATACGAGCACCCACAGCCGCTGAACGAGTCGTGGGAAGTCCCGAGGCAGGCCGATTCTTACGGGTTTTGGTGCCACTCCGCGCCTCTCTCGCTCCCAGGCTACACACAGGATGGGTTTCAccacgaagaagatgaagactgCTTGACTCTGAATATTGTCCGCCCATCTGGAGCGACCCCTTCCTCTCGCCTTCCTGTCCTGGTGTACATCTATGGTGGTGGATTGCAGGAAGGGGGTAGCGCCGACCAGCGGTACAATATGTCCTTCCTCGTACGGGAGTCCGTGAAAATGGACACTCCCACGATCGGAGTTAGTTTCAATTATCGAGTCTCTGGATTTGGATTTCTGTCCGGTCGCGCGTTCAACGATTCGGGCCTCGCAAATCTTGGCCTATACGACCAACGGATGGCACTACGCTGGATCCAAGAGAATATTGCCGCATTCGGCGGAGACCCTACGCGTGTTACAATCCAAGGAGAGTCCAGCGGAGCTTTATCCGTTGGATACCACCTTCTGGCATATGATGGTCGTGATGATGGACTTTTCCGCGCTGCTATCACTCAGAGTGGCGCTCCGCTTAGTTCAGCAGCGCTCATCCCGGTGGACGACCAGGAGCGGATGTATCAAGATGTCCTCAACGCTACCGGGTGTGCTGCTGCAACAGAAAGCATTAAGTGCCTACGGGCAGCACCGGTGGAAGCGCTCAAGGCTGCGTTCCAGCAAAAGTTCTTTTTTCCCGTCATGGACGGGAAATTCATTGCCGACTTTCCCTCCAATGCGCTCAAACAAGGAAAGTTTGTGAAAGTGCCATTGCTCATTGGGTCAAATCTGAACGAAGGGACTGGATATATCGCTTCGGGGATGTTCGGTGCTGTGAACACGCCGACAGAGCTCAGAAGTGTGATCACTGGGTTCGGGGCCGGGGAACACCTTCCCAATGACACCCTGGACGAGATAGTGAATGGCTATCTTCAGTTACCTATCCGAGAAGTCCGAGCCGACCTGGGGACAgttctcatttcccctaGTTCGAAGCATGGCTCAATGTATGGTTATAGCACATTCTATATTGGGGACTACCTTGTTAACGCCCCCAAGCGTTATAGTGCTCAAATGTGGGCAGAATATGGGGCGCCTGTCTATAGCTATCTCTTCGCTGTTGTTCCTAATGGTCTGTCACCTCAGATCCTCGGTGCTGCTCACTTCCAGGAGGTTGCATTCGCTTTCAAGAACTTTGACGGCGTCGGGTTTACGGCCCCTCCTCTCCGTTCATTCGACAGTCAAACTGAGAGTCAGCTACGAGACGTCAGCCGCAGGATGGCTCGTATGTGGTTAAGCTTCGTAGGCACATTATCGCCGAATAACCACCAGTGTAGGTTGCTTTCCTACTTTTTCCGTTCCAGTTGCTCGCCATACGTAGTGCCAGATTTAAACATACAATGGCCGGTATATCAGAGACGTTCACCAGCAAATCTGGTATTGCGTCTTGAGAGCACAACGGTGGAGTCAGATACCTGGCGGTCGGGGATCATCCAACGTATCATCGACGCTTTTGACGAGTATAAGCTCTAG
- a CDS encoding alpha/beta hydrolase (predicted protein) encodes MSPAPRRSTFLVIHGAWHHPELYGTFCKAIENRGAEVICPRLPSCSGELPSTKTIEDDVALIRATAESLVQEGKKVFAVMHSYGGMVGTDALEGLGLQRLIYLAAFVPPSGKNLVDMLGGSMAPFIVGDEQGMLRVPEAASVFYQDLPDDEAAFWAGRLVPMPKSAFLNRITRAAYRGIPATYILCKDDRAIPASTQEMMISNVQSAGVSMDVVRITASHSPFLK; translated from the exons ATGTCTCCCGCGCCAAGACGGTCGACCTTCCTAGTGATCCATGGCGCATGGCATCATCCCGAGCTGTACGGTACCTTCTGCAAGGCTATCGAAAATCGCGGCGCGGAAGTTATATGTCCCCGGTTACCGAGTTGCAGCGGAGAACTTCCCTCGACCAAAACCATAGAGGACGATGTCGCTCTGATCCGAGCGACAGCTGAGTCCCTAGTccaggaaggaaagaaagtgtTTGCTGTGATGCATTCATACGGCGGAATGGTCGGCACCGACGCGCTGGAAGGGCTGGGGCTCCAGCGTTTGATATACCTGGCAGCATTCGTACCGCCCAGTGGAAAAAACCTCGTTGATATGCTTGGTGGCTCTATGGCTCCATTCATTGTCGGT GATGAACAAGGTATGTTGCGGGTTCCCGAAGCTGCCTCGGTATTCTACCAGGATCTTCCCGACGACGAAGCCGCCTTCTGGGCGGGAAGACTTGTGCCAATGCCAAAGTCCGCATTCCTCAACCGAATCACCCGTGCGGCGTATCGCGGTATTCCCGCCACATATATCTTGTGCAAGGACGACCGGGCGATTCCGGCGAGCACACAAGAAATGATGATCTCAAATGTGCAGAGTGCGGGCGTGAGCATGGACGTTGTAAGGATAACTGCGAGCCATAGTCCCTTCCTGA AATAA
- a CDS encoding uncharacterized protein (predicted protein), whose product MDYAILELFTSLVISTTPIDNQPTTHDESCDLSDSDIIFGLNDGLLDIIKRISSLHFRSRTKKVNNSTTITEAVGIWQDLTTWQPPEALSGEEYQQLYDTYTSALFTWLYLILHPDSMCDGKVQSMVEQGVVTMSAVTVLELSPFLLIPLFILGLASVQDEHKDFISGAFDQIEEHTALKRWRYIARWWSAVGKTKIRESQEAGNGSSGKTQAPQGDGFSP is encoded by the coding sequence ATGGATTATGCAATTCTGGAGTTATTCACGTCGCTGGTTATTTCTACCACGCCCATAGacaaccaaccaaccacccaCGATGAAAGCTGCGACTTAAGTGACAGCGACATTATATTTGGATTGAACGACGGTCTATTAGACATCATAAAACGAATATCCTCCCTTCACTTTCGCTCAAGAACGAAAAAAGTGAATAACTCTACGACAATCACGGAAGCCGTGGGGATATGGCAGGACCTAACGACATGGCAACCACCAGAAGCTCTGTCCGGTGAAGAATACCAACAGCTATACGATACTTACACATCGGCACTTTTTACCTGGCTCTACCTCATCCTGCATCCCGACAGTATGTGCGATGGGAAGGTCCAGTCGATGGTAGAACAAGGTGTTGTGACGATGTCGGCTGTCACTGTTCTCGAATTATCACCATTTCTGCTCATCCCTCTTTTCATTCTCGGATTGGCCAGTGTACAGGACGAACACAAAGACTTTATCAGCGGGGCGTTTGACCAGATAGAGGAGCATACCGCGTTGAAGAGGTGGAGGTATATCGCACGATGGTGGAGCGCAGTTGGGAAAACCAAGATCAGGGAATCCCAAGAAGCTGGGAATGGATCCAGTGGCAAGACGCAGGCTCCGCAGGGTGACGGTTTCTCTCCGTAG